The window TCGAATTTACCAAAGGTTCTGCATAAAATTTGCGATAAACCGATGGTTTTATATGTCATAGAAACAGCAAGAAAAATTGTCGGAAATAATATAGTTGTAGTTATAGGCCATCAAGCAGAAACAGTTAGAGATATAATAGACCAAAAAGCACAAGTAATTTATGCGTATCAAGATGTTCCCCTTGGAACGGGTCATGCTGTGAAATGTGCTTTTCAATGCCTAAACGATTTTGTTGAACATGTTGTAATACTTTGTGGAGATGTCCCATTTCTTTCTTTTGCGACTATTTCAAAACTGACTGATAATCATAAAGAAGGAAAATGTGATATTACAATTTTAGGTGTCAAGAGAGATGTGCCTGATGGATATGGAAGAATAAATTTGAATACTAATGGAAAGGTTGTGAGCATTATAGAACATGTTGATGCATCGGATAAAGAAAAAAAAAATAAGCTGACAAATTCTGGGGTTTATTGTATAAAAAAAGAATTTTTAAAAGGAGCATTGGATCAACTTAATACATCTAACTTTAAAGGAGAATATTATTTAACGGATGTTGTTGAAATCGCTCATAGGTTAGGTAAGACTATTGGCTTAGTCATTTCTGAAAATACTGATGAGTTGATGGGAATAAATACAATTGAAGAACTGCATAGAGCTGAGCTTATTCTTAAAAACAGTAACATAGGAAAAAAACTTGACTTTATATGTTAATATAGATTAGATATCAATATATTCTAATGAGGTGAGAATTAAAAATGAATGTAGAAGAAATTTATATAGAGTTTGATAAAATAGAAGAAAAAATTGAATTTTTAGTTCAAAAATGCAAAGATCTTGAATCATCTAATTCTGAAATGAATGAGAAAATTAGAGATCTCGAGGATGAATTACAAAAAAAAACACAGATTGAAGGGCAATATACTGAGCATAAATCAATTTTAAGAACAAAAGTTGATTCATTATTAGCTAAATTAAATAGTTTTTAATACTAACTATAGGGAATAGAGATTTTAATAATATCCATATTTAAAGATTTAAATTGGATGCTAAAATTTTATCCCTCAATAATAGGAGATGATGTTGCTCTATTGGAAAAAATAATTTCTATTGATATATATGGGCAGAATTTTAAATTTAAAGCTGAATCTGAAATAGGAAACGTAAATCAAATAGAAAAAATAGTTAAAGATGAAGTTGCAAAAGCTGTGGATGGGTTGATAAAAGGAAAAGGAGGAGGCAATACTTTTATTGCTGTTATGGTAGCTGCCTTGAATATTGCCAGTGAATTCATAGAAATTAATTGTTTAAAACAAGCTATGATTGGAGATTTGGAGCAGAAAATCAATTCTTTGAATTTGGCGATAAGTAGTTCCAAGATTGTGTCCTCAATATTATAACAAAATATAATTTTCCCCTGTTGTGTTCGTGATTGGAAGAAGTGCTTTGACCCAACAGAAAATATAAGGGATTTATCTCTAATTTCAGTGTGCGAATCAATTTTTTTGATTTACCTAAAGAAATCACATAATTCCCCCTTGAACAGTGGTTCAAGGACCTTACAACACGGCACTTTGGCAGGGGATTAATAAAATTTTAACTTTTCTTAAAAAAAATAGACCTAATTTCTCATTTCTATATTGTCTCACCTTACTCAAATCAAAATTTTTGTTATTTCTTTTTTTATTATTAACTTGACTTGTGTCTACTCGGCACAAAAAAAAAATTAAATTATTTAAGAGTTATGTGGAATTGATAAAAGACCTTGTTGAAATTAACAAAATGTCCTAAAAACACGAGTGTCGAATTATCTAATTTAAAAAAAGTATATTAAAAAGCAGCTCATTAATAATTGTTGGGGAAAATTGAAAATTTGGGAATCTTTCATTTCATACTAATAGTTGACACTTTTTTACTAACTAACTGATTAGAAAGACTATAAAATAAAGAATTCAAAATTTTTATAAATAAGGTGTTAGCAAAATTGCAAAGATGTCAAAATTTGAATTGATTTTATTAGTGTGCGATATTCAATCTAAATAGCAAAAGGAATGTATTTATAGATGGTTGGGAAATATTTAATTTTTTGTTTAATAAGCTTTATTGTAGGAAGCTTTGCAACATATTGGTTTAGAAAATTTATTGGCTCACAAAAAACGAAGTTAGCTGAATTAGATGCTGATAAAATTATAAGCGATGCTAAGCTAAAAGCTGAAAATTTACTCAAAGAGGCTAGCTTGGAAGCTAAAGACAAGCTCCTTAAAATGAAAAGTGAATTTGATGCTGAAACCATGGAAACTCGAACGGAGTTAAAAAATTTTGAAAAGAGATTATTTCAAAAAGAAGAAAACCTTGATTCAAAAAATGACTCTATAGAAAAAAAACATAGAGAACTCCTTAAAAGAGAAAAACAGAGCCGCAGAATAGAAGAAAAATTAGAAGTTGCTAAACAAGAATGTGAATTTTTAATGGAAGAACAAAAAATTCAACTTGAAAAAATTTCAGGTCTAACTTGTGAGCAAGCAAAAGACTTGCTATTAAAGGCAATGGAAAATGAAGCGAGATATGAAGGCGCTAAGGAAATAAAAAAAATAATTCAAGAAGCCCATGAAGAAGCTGAAAAAAAAGCAAAATTGATTATGGCTACAGCTATTCAGCGCTATTCATCGGATTTTATTGCAGAACGAACAGTTTCAGTAGTCCCCCTTCCTAATGATGAAATGAAGGGAAGAATTATAGGAAGAGAAGGACGAAATATTAGAGCCCTTGAAGCAGCTACTGGTATTGATTTAATTATTGATGATACGCCAGAAGCAGTTATACTTTCTGGTTTTGATCCTATAAGAAGGGAAGTTGCTCGTCTATCTTTAACAAAACTAATAGATGACGGTAGAATTCATCCAGCAAGGATAGAAGATATAGTTAAATCAGTTGAGCAAGAGGTTGAATCAGCTATAAAAGAAGCTGGAGAACAAGCGGCTTTTGATTTAGGGGTTCATGGAATGCATCAAGAATTGATTAGATGCGTTGGAAGGCTTAAATTTAGAACTAGTTATGCTCAAAATGTTTTGCAGCATTCCACTGAAGTTGGTTTTTTAGCAGGTATTATGGCTTCTGAGCTGGGATTAAATGTTAAGCTCGCGAAGAGAATGGGTTTGCTCCATGATATTGGTAAGGCTATTGATCATGAAGTAGAAGGTCCACATGCTTTAATAGGTTCAAAACTTGCAAAAAAATATGGAGAATCACCTCAAATAGTTCAAGCTATAGCTGCACACCATGAAGATGTGCCTCCTACATCTGTATATGATTTGTTGGTTCAAGCCGCCGATGGACTTTCTGGAGCAAGGCCTGGTGCTCGTAAAGAACTTTTAGAAAATTATGTAAAAAGGTTAGAAGATTTAGAAAAAATAGCTAATTCATTTAATGGTGTTGCTAATTCTTATGCTATTCA is drawn from Desulfobacterales bacterium and contains these coding sequences:
- the rny gene encoding ribonuclease Y; protein product: MVGKYLIFCLISFIVGSFATYWFRKFIGSQKTKLAELDADKIISDAKLKAENLLKEASLEAKDKLLKMKSEFDAETMETRTELKNFEKRLFQKEENLDSKNDSIEKKHRELLKREKQSRRIEEKLEVAKQECEFLMEEQKIQLEKISGLTCEQAKDLLLKAMENEARYEGAKEIKKIIQEAHEEAEKKAKLIMATAIQRYSSDFIAERTVSVVPLPNDEMKGRIIGREGRNIRALEAATGIDLIIDDTPEAVILSGFDPIRREVARLSLTKLIDDGRIHPARIEDIVKSVEQEVESAIKEAGEQAAFDLGVHGMHQELIRCVGRLKFRTSYAQNVLQHSTEVGFLAGIMASELGLNVKLAKRMGLLHDIGKAIDHEVEGPHALIGSKLAKKYGESPQIVQAIAAHHEDVPPTSVYDLLVQAADGLSGARPGARKELLENYVKRLEDLEKIANSFNGVANSYAIQAGRELRVIVEGDKLSDEESILLCKDIAKKIEESLTFPGQIKVTVIRETRAVEYVNR
- a CDS encoding NTP transferase domain-containing protein, translated to MRDVLNNNIAAVILAAGLGKRMQSNLPKVLHKICDKPMVLYVIETARKIVGNNIVVVIGHQAETVRDIIDQKAQVIYAYQDVPLGTGHAVKCAFQCLNDFVEHVVILCGDVPFLSFATISKLTDNHKEGKCDITILGVKRDVPDGYGRINLNTNGKVVSIIEHVDASDKEKKNKLTNSGVYCIKKEFLKGALDQLNTSNFKGEYYLTDVVEIAHRLGKTIGLVISENTDELMGINTIEELHRAELILKNSNIGKKLDFIC
- a CDS encoding cell division protein ZapA, whose product is MEKIISIDIYGQNFKFKAESEIGNVNQIEKIVKDEVAKAVDGLIKGKGGGNTFIAVMVAALNIASEFIEINCLKQAMIGDLEQKINSLNLAISSSKIVSSIL